A genomic stretch from Vibrio cortegadensis includes:
- a CDS encoding LytR/AlgR family response regulator transcription factor — MPQFYTAIIADDEALLRHHLNKTLAETWPELNIVASAENGREAWRQIEDHQPDVVFLDIRMPELDGIALAEKLQKMPQSPLVVFVTAYDEYAVKAFEQCAVDYLLKPLSESRLIATCEKLKSRLSEIQSAKEPPADNSDLSALMTQLQQLSTQAVPEYLTWIKANAGDDLHLISISDVLYFKAEDKYVSVFKREADQQCQEFIIRTSLKELLQQLDPHQFWQIHRSTVVNVAAIDKVKKDLAGRMNVVIAGKKLPVSRASQGLFKGM; from the coding sequence ATGCCACAATTTTATACCGCGATTATTGCTGATGATGAAGCTTTGCTTAGGCATCACTTAAATAAGACACTTGCTGAAACGTGGCCTGAACTGAATATTGTTGCCAGTGCTGAAAATGGTAGAGAGGCATGGCGTCAGATAGAGGATCATCAACCTGATGTGGTTTTCCTTGATATTCGTATGCCAGAGCTTGATGGCATTGCGCTTGCCGAAAAACTTCAGAAGATGCCTCAGTCCCCGCTGGTGGTGTTTGTTACCGCTTATGATGAATATGCGGTTAAAGCTTTTGAACAGTGTGCCGTGGATTACCTACTCAAGCCTTTATCAGAATCAAGACTGATCGCCACCTGTGAAAAACTAAAGTCACGTTTGTCGGAGATTCAATCGGCAAAAGAGCCACCAGCCGATAATTCCGATCTCTCCGCTTTGATGACTCAATTACAGCAACTTTCAACTCAGGCAGTGCCTGAATATCTAACGTGGATTAAAGCGAACGCGGGAGATGATTTACATCTGATCTCAATCTCTGATGTGTTGTATTTCAAAGCAGAAGATAAGTACGTTTCTGTGTTCAAGCGAGAAGCGGATCAACAATGCCAAGAGTTCATTATTCGAACTTCCTTAAAAGAGCTATTACAACAGTTAGATCCTCATCAGTTTTGGCAAATTCACCGCTCGACAGTCGTGAATGTTGCTGCGATTGATAAAGTGAAAAAAGATTTAGCAGGCAGAATGAATGTGGTTATTGCTGGAAAAAAACTTCCGGTCAGTCGCGCATCTCAAGGGTTATTTAAAGGGATGTGA
- a CDS encoding sensor histidine kinase has translation MINAKMDRESSGQTWLRTALFTTLFCVVIAFATQSVWGGLIYQHLMISCGFGYSAIFSAKFIDVVFPALPRRIEVICSLGFSMLFGTWNAQYWIQDVIGSETGLAQLRPVVFLGFIFTIVCFYYFYTKEQQLVAERELEAMKRKQSEQEKALVISQLKQLQSQIEPHFLFNTLATISVLIETDSDKAKLMLQKLTELLRATLNSTRHQQTTIEQEVALVQAYLEIQQVRLGQRLTFSIQIETVDVSRSLPPLLIQPLVENALTHGIEPLAQGGNIALEIRQSDDQIMITVSDNGAGFNPNLKTSGSGVGLDNIRQRITTLFGEQASMSVKEQSSGGVSAILVLPCDKLDG, from the coding sequence ATGATCAACGCTAAAATGGATAGAGAATCAAGTGGCCAAACATGGCTAAGAACGGCACTATTCACAACACTATTTTGTGTCGTGATAGCGTTTGCAACTCAATCGGTATGGGGAGGCTTAATTTATCAGCACCTGATGATCAGTTGTGGCTTTGGCTATAGTGCCATTTTTTCAGCTAAGTTTATTGATGTTGTTTTCCCTGCATTACCTCGTCGCATCGAAGTGATCTGCTCTCTGGGTTTTTCTATGCTTTTTGGTACTTGGAATGCTCAGTACTGGATTCAGGATGTCATCGGCTCAGAAACTGGACTTGCTCAGTTGAGACCCGTCGTATTTTTAGGTTTCATTTTCACCATCGTCTGTTTTTATTATTTTTACACCAAAGAACAGCAGTTGGTTGCTGAGCGCGAACTCGAAGCGATGAAAAGGAAACAGTCAGAACAAGAAAAAGCACTAGTGATCAGCCAGCTAAAGCAGTTACAAAGCCAGATTGAACCGCACTTTTTGTTTAATACATTGGCGACCATTAGTGTCTTAATTGAAACGGACAGCGATAAAGCTAAATTGATGCTGCAAAAACTGACAGAGTTGCTCCGCGCTACGCTAAATAGCACTCGCCACCAGCAGACGACTATCGAGCAAGAAGTGGCATTGGTACAAGCGTATTTAGAGATTCAACAAGTTAGGCTAGGGCAACGTTTAACGTTTTCTATTCAAATAGAAACCGTAGATGTAAGCCGATCCTTACCTCCACTTTTAATCCAGCCTCTAGTGGAAAATGCATTAACTCATGGTATTGAGCCTCTGGCGCAAGGGGGAAATATCGCGCTTGAGATCCGTCAATCTGATGATCAGATAATGATTACTGTGAGTGACAACGGGGCAGGGTTCAACCCTAATCTGAAGACCTCGGGTAGTGGGGTAGGTCTAGACAATATTCGTCAGCGTATTACGACCTTATTTGGAGAACAAGCTTCAATGAGTGTAAAAGAACAAAGCTCAGGAGGCGTGAGCGCAATATTAGTACTTCCCTGTGATAAGTTAGATGGTTAG
- a CDS encoding outer membrane lipoprotein-sorting protein, giving the protein MFNFSSVLLMSTLLISGHALAASTPDKQAVTTMIANADQYRIQPGASKVISFVSLYKHDELDSTRQYNVYTRPNRESLVVFKSPVEAGQKMLMKEDNYWLLMPKSRRPIRITPMQKLLGEASVGDISTLTWGDDYQGEWVKSEQVETVSGKEVSAHQLKLTATTKGASYQVITLWLSAESDFPIKADLYLRSGKMAKQAWFKKGLRDGLTSVVAMTLLDKIQPSKKTVIEYQDISVQSLDDKYYNPAYLSRNSVSDL; this is encoded by the coding sequence ATGTTTAATTTTTCATCTGTACTACTGATGAGTACGCTACTGATTTCTGGACATGCACTGGCAGCGTCAACGCCAGACAAGCAAGCTGTCACGACTATGATCGCGAATGCTGATCAGTATCGAATTCAGCCTGGCGCGTCTAAAGTGATCTCTTTCGTCAGCCTTTATAAACATGACGAGCTTGATAGTACTCGCCAGTACAATGTTTATACGCGACCAAACCGAGAGTCTCTGGTGGTATTTAAATCACCAGTAGAAGCGGGACAAAAAATGCTGATGAAAGAGGACAATTACTGGTTATTGATGCCGAAAAGTCGTCGCCCAATTCGGATTACACCCATGCAAAAATTGCTTGGAGAAGCCTCTGTCGGAGATATTTCTACGCTAACGTGGGGGGATGATTACCAAGGTGAGTGGGTGAAATCTGAGCAAGTTGAAACTGTATCAGGAAAAGAAGTGAGTGCACACCAACTCAAACTCACCGCCACCACTAAAGGGGCAAGCTATCAAGTGATTACTCTTTGGTTAAGCGCGGAAAGTGATTTTCCAATCAAGGCTGATCTGTACTTGAGATCGGGAAAAATGGCGAAGCAAGCATGGTTTAAGAAAGGGTTACGTGATGGGTTAACCAGCGTGGTCGCGATGACCTTACTCGATAAGATCCAACCGAGTAAAAAAACGGTCATTGAGTACCAAGATATCTCTGTTCAGAGCCTTGATGATAAGTATTACAACCCCGCTTATTTATCTCGTAATAGTGTATCGGATCTATAG
- a CDS encoding ABC transporter permease, translated as MSRSTDSERTKTTNIDPKRIKLLPTSLRLAWLNLRRNSRRSLLSVLIIAIAVFALTSAGGFGLYTYESLQESTARDTGHLTLSLPGYFEQDEEMPLSNGLENTQALIRHIIGDEAVRGVQPRVYFSGLVSNGTKSTIFMGTGVNEREFDMKGPFLDMREGSTLSDVNSSRYDAAEPEVMLGVDLARNLKVSIGDWVTLLATTSDGALNAFDFKVRGVYSTGVPDLDKRQLYVHITSAQELLASEKVSTLSVFLFETSQTAAVQARIDAQLNDLKERSQEQGDIVLSQDLEITPWQDRAFFYKKVKDLYDRIFGIMGAVMALVVFVALFNTMTMSVTERTREIGTLSALGSYPSEIVRGFLREAGLLALIGSVVGTISTAAVSIILLVVDVQMPPPPGRTEGYPLNIYFSYELVLMATAGVMAICIIAAFLSARKGVNKPITEALTYV; from the coding sequence ATGAGTCGATCAACGGATTCTGAACGAACGAAAACCACTAATATTGATCCGAAGAGGATCAAATTACTCCCTACCTCTTTAAGACTTGCGTGGCTCAATTTACGCAGGAATAGTCGTCGTAGCCTTTTGTCCGTGTTGATCATCGCGATTGCTGTGTTTGCTCTTACTAGCGCTGGTGGCTTTGGTTTGTATACCTACGAATCATTGCAAGAATCGACCGCAAGAGACACTGGTCATTTAACCTTGAGTCTACCGGGTTATTTTGAACAAGATGAAGAGATGCCATTGAGTAATGGTTTGGAGAATACGCAAGCCTTAATCAGACATATCATCGGCGATGAAGCGGTACGCGGTGTTCAACCTCGGGTCTATTTTAGTGGCTTAGTCTCGAATGGCACCAAGTCGACCATCTTCATGGGAACCGGCGTGAACGAGCGTGAGTTTGATATGAAAGGGCCGTTTTTGGATATGAGAGAGGGAAGCACGCTCTCTGATGTGAATTCGAGTCGTTATGATGCCGCAGAACCTGAAGTGATGCTTGGTGTTGATTTAGCGCGTAATTTAAAAGTGTCGATTGGGGATTGGGTAACACTGCTCGCGACCACCAGCGATGGAGCGTTGAATGCGTTCGATTTTAAAGTCCGTGGTGTCTACTCCACTGGCGTGCCGGATCTCGATAAGCGCCAGTTGTATGTGCATATTACGAGTGCGCAAGAGCTCTTAGCATCAGAAAAGGTCAGCACTCTGTCTGTGTTCTTGTTTGAAACTTCTCAAACAGCAGCCGTACAAGCACGTATAGATGCTCAATTAAATGACTTAAAAGAGAGATCTCAGGAGCAAGGAGACATCGTTCTGAGTCAAGATCTTGAGATCACCCCTTGGCAAGATCGCGCTTTTTTCTATAAGAAAGTGAAAGATCTTTATGACCGTATTTTTGGGATCATGGGAGCGGTGATGGCGTTAGTCGTTTTTGTTGCACTGTTCAATACCATGACCATGTCCGTAACTGAAAGAACCCGTGAAATAGGCACACTTTCGGCTCTAGGAAGTTACCCATCAGAAATTGTGCGTGGCTTTTTACGCGAGGCGGGATTACTGGCCTTAATCGGCAGTGTGGTTGGCACAATATCAACGGCCGCAGTGAGTATTATTTTGCTGGTGGTCGATGTTCAAATGCCGCCACCACCGGGAAGAACGGAAGGCTACCCACTGAATATTTACTTCTCCTATGAGCTTGTGCTGATGGCAACCGCTGGGGTGATGGCCATTTGTATTATTGCGGCATTTTTGTCAGCAAGAAAAGGTGTCAATAAACCTATCACGGAGGCGTTAACTTATGTTTAA
- a CDS encoding YebC/PmpR family DNA-binding transcriptional regulator: protein MGRSFEVRKASMAKTAGAKIKVYSKYGKEIYVLAKNGSSDPDMNLPLKHLIAKAKKDQVPAHVIDKAIDKANGGGGEDFQPARYEGFGPGGTSVIVDCLTDNGNRTFQDVRQCFVKTGAKIGVEGTVSHMFAHQAVFQFAGEDDEIILETLMMEDVDVTDVELEDGVITVFAPTTEFFKTKTALNTAFPDLTLDVEEITFVPQTTAPVAEEDSEKFQKFLDMLDDCDDVQQVYHNAEL, encoded by the coding sequence ATGGGAAGAAGTTTTGAAGTGCGCAAGGCCTCAATGGCGAAAACTGCAGGCGCAAAAATTAAAGTTTATTCTAAATACGGTAAAGAGATTTACGTACTGGCTAAGAACGGCAGTTCTGACCCGGACATGAACCTACCTCTTAAGCACCTAATCGCAAAAGCGAAGAAAGACCAAGTTCCAGCACACGTTATCGACAAAGCGATCGATAAAGCGAACGGTGGTGGTGGTGAAGACTTCCAGCCAGCTCGTTACGAAGGTTTCGGCCCTGGTGGCACAAGCGTAATCGTTGACTGCCTAACAGACAACGGCAACCGTACTTTCCAAGATGTTCGCCAATGTTTCGTTAAGACGGGTGCGAAAATCGGTGTTGAAGGTACTGTTTCTCACATGTTCGCTCACCAAGCTGTATTCCAGTTTGCTGGTGAAGATGACGAGATCATCCTAGAAACGCTAATGATGGAAGATGTAGACGTAACAGACGTTGAGCTAGAAGACGGTGTGATCACTGTATTCGCTCCAACGACTGAGTTCTTCAAAACGAAGACAGCACTAAACACTGCGTTTCCAGACCTAACTCTAGATGTTGAGGAAATCACTTTCGTTCCTCAAACTACAGCGCCAGTTGCTGAAGAAGATTCTGAGAAGTTCCAAAAATTCTTAGACATGCTAGACGACTGTGATGACGTTCAGCAGGTTTACCATAACGCTGAGCTGTAA
- a CDS encoding DUF3283 family protein: MSINLSLLPPDEKNKIELDKQASFLVWKLKQAKAGPEAITEQANKIVDEQEKVWFAQSVDKYKRVMGVA, from the coding sequence ATGTCGATTAACCTGTCATTGCTTCCTCCCGATGAGAAAAATAAGATCGAGCTGGATAAACAGGCATCGTTTTTAGTTTGGAAATTAAAACAAGCTAAAGCGGGTCCTGAAGCAATCACCGAGCAAGCCAACAAAATTGTCGATGAGCAAGAAAAAGTATGGTTTGCGCAGTCTGTTGACAAATACAAGCGAGTAATGGGCGTCGCATAA
- a CDS encoding PA3496 family putative envelope integrity protein, with product MSINSINHDEMTNIANTWDITEEEVNRKPERQLKSAEARRRIEAMREIRESGLSMDEARELGLLH from the coding sequence ATGTCGATCAATTCAATCAACCATGACGAAATGACAAATATTGCAAATACGTGGGATATCACGGAAGAAGAAGTGAACCGTAAGCCTGAACGTCAACTAAAATCAGCGGAAGCTCGCAGACGCATTGAAGCGATGAGAGAAATTCGAGAAAGTGGTTTGAGTATGGATGAGGCGAGAGAATTAGGATTACTTCATTAA
- a CDS encoding replication initiator protein RctB domain-containing protein: protein MTSVQKILIKAPRSHKDGHMFEVSEAAVDWIEQYQHFKGVTKSIIELLNLISLRSFTSKDGYVSTTDIVEATEGQLTRAALQQRLRAAVNIGLFSQTPVRFEEGLAGKTMLHKFVNPNQLISVLGATSLITESAKFNEKQKRSKALAQTKVNKRLLNEHGLNTPPSMKDEADQFVVSPTNWAGIIDQALAPPRTRKSYQKSMVSISGTRAVIETRSSKNIMTVDDLMTLFALFTLTVQYHDHHQDDYHLDAKPTPNKTPLYITDILSLRGKKDSGPARDSIRDSIDRIEFTDFQLHELTGRWLSENMPEGFKSDRFRFLARTITASEEAPTEGSDGEIRIKPNLYILVWEPSFYEELMTRDYFFLFPPEILRQHTLVFQLYSYFRTRMARRHTDSMLLSELNQKLARNIEWRRFSMDLIRELKRLSEGKKSDDLFVVNLWGYHLTIETIEEKGKPTDYQVDIKCDVEEVLRYSRARTTNAGKRNMAPTLPNPLRNEMVSKQKLEELSEIIDGEFEPIQRKSPSPRGKLGRRVKQRKHLVEINADEITITLSKYTSPEALERSIMALAAMTGHSPNSIKDECSELIDKLDWLRVGEQVIPYETLSKMIELYNDQSENKHLSIERLISGLAVRRKICKQVFDGHLDEAVFRALDEVAIGI, encoded by the coding sequence ATGACCTCTGTGCAAAAAATTCTAATTAAAGCCCCGCGTAGCCATAAAGATGGTCACATGTTTGAAGTTTCTGAAGCTGCTGTTGATTGGATAGAACAATATCAACACTTCAAAGGAGTAACTAAAAGCATTATTGAATTGCTTAATTTGATCTCTTTAAGGAGTTTTACCAGCAAAGATGGTTATGTTTCAACAACAGACATTGTTGAAGCAACCGAAGGTCAACTAACAAGAGCAGCTTTACAGCAAAGATTAAGAGCAGCGGTGAATATCGGTTTATTCTCACAAACACCAGTTCGCTTCGAAGAGGGCCTTGCTGGTAAAACGATGTTACATAAATTTGTAAATCCAAATCAGTTGATTTCTGTTTTGGGTGCAACAAGCTTGATCACTGAATCTGCTAAATTTAACGAAAAACAGAAACGTTCTAAAGCACTAGCCCAAACGAAGGTGAACAAGCGTTTACTCAATGAACATGGGTTGAACACACCACCAAGCATGAAAGATGAAGCCGATCAATTTGTTGTATCTCCAACGAATTGGGCCGGAATCATAGATCAAGCACTTGCTCCGCCAAGAACTCGAAAAAGTTACCAGAAATCGATGGTATCGATCTCAGGCACTAGAGCTGTGATCGAAACAAGATCATCTAAAAACATTATGACCGTTGATGATCTTATGACGCTTTTCGCGTTGTTTACACTCACTGTTCAATATCACGATCATCATCAAGATGACTACCACCTTGATGCGAAACCGACGCCAAATAAAACGCCCCTGTATATTACTGATATTTTATCTCTTAGAGGTAAGAAGGATAGTGGTCCTGCACGTGATTCGATTCGAGACAGTATCGACAGAATTGAATTCACCGATTTTCAACTGCATGAACTCACTGGCCGATGGTTAAGTGAAAACATGCCAGAAGGCTTTAAGAGCGATCGTTTTAGATTTCTAGCTCGTACTATTACTGCATCAGAAGAAGCCCCTACAGAAGGCTCTGACGGCGAAATACGCATTAAACCGAACCTATATATCTTAGTTTGGGAGCCATCATTCTATGAAGAGCTAATGACTCGTGATTATTTCTTCCTATTTCCACCAGAAATCTTGAGACAACATACGCTTGTTTTCCAATTGTATTCGTACTTTAGGACTCGTATGGCACGTCGTCATACTGACAGTATGTTACTCAGCGAACTGAACCAAAAACTGGCTAGAAATATCGAATGGCGTCGTTTTTCAATGGATTTGATCCGTGAATTGAAAAGGCTGTCTGAAGGTAAAAAGTCAGATGATCTATTTGTCGTAAATTTGTGGGGTTACCACTTAACGATCGAGACGATCGAAGAAAAAGGCAAGCCAACAGATTATCAAGTCGATATCAAATGCGATGTGGAAGAAGTATTGCGCTATTCACGTGCTCGTACCACGAATGCAGGTAAGCGAAACATGGCGCCAACCCTGCCAAATCCGCTGCGAAATGAAATGGTGTCTAAACAGAAACTCGAAGAGCTTTCAGAGATCATTGATGGAGAGTTTGAGCCAATTCAACGTAAATCGCCATCTCCACGTGGCAAACTTGGTCGTCGAGTTAAGCAAAGAAAACACTTGGTTGAAATCAACGCTGACGAAATTACGATTACACTCTCTAAATACACCTCTCCAGAGGCGCTAGAACGCAGCATAATGGCTTTAGCTGCGATGACAGGCCATTCACCTAACTCAATCAAAGATGAGTGTTCAGAGCTTATTGATAAGTTAGATTGGCTTCGCGTAGGAGAACAAGTTATTCCTTACGAAACATTGAGTAAGATGATTGAACTTTATAATGATCAAAGTGAAAACAAGCACCTCTCTATTGAACGCTTAATTTCTGGCTTGGCGGTTCGACGTAAAATTTGCAAGCAAGTCTTTGATGGACATTTAGATGAAGCCGTTTTCCGCGCATTAGATGAAGTAGCGATTGGTATTTGA
- a CDS encoding ParA family protein — protein sequence MKREQTIENLYRLAEQTQQVQADRIEIVLEERSDDRFPPMSKALMETRSGLTRRKLDDAISKLEAQGHQFTKNNANHYSISLQEAHMIMDAAGVDKFHQRKKHGNNKPWVINVQNQKGGTGKSMTVVHLAACLSLNLDKRYRICLIDLDPQGSLRLFLNPQISASEHENIYSAVDIMLDNVPEGVDVDAEFLRKNVLLPTQYPNLKTISAFPEDAMFNAEAWQNLSQDQSLDIVRLLKEKLIDKIADDFDVIMIDTGPHVDPLVWNAMYASNALLIPCAAKRLDWASTVNFFQHLPTVYEMFPDDWKGLEFVRLMPTMFEDDNKKQLSVLTEMNYLLGDQVTMATIPRSRAFETCADTYSTVFDLTTSDFEGGKKTLATAQDAVQKSALEIERLLHSNWSSLNQG from the coding sequence ATGAAAAGAGAACAAACAATAGAAAATCTCTATAGGCTAGCCGAGCAAACACAACAGGTTCAAGCTGATCGCATTGAAATTGTGCTAGAAGAGCGTAGTGATGATCGTTTTCCTCCGATGTCTAAGGCATTAATGGAGACTCGTTCTGGGTTAACTCGTCGAAAATTGGATGATGCAATCAGTAAATTAGAAGCTCAAGGGCATCAATTTACGAAAAATAATGCCAATCACTACTCTATATCACTGCAAGAAGCCCACATGATAATGGATGCTGCTGGCGTTGATAAATTCCACCAGCGTAAAAAACATGGCAATAATAAGCCTTGGGTTATTAATGTTCAGAATCAGAAAGGTGGGACAGGCAAGTCAATGACCGTCGTTCACCTTGCTGCGTGTTTGTCTCTGAATTTAGACAAACGTTACCGTATTTGTCTTATCGATTTAGATCCACAAGGCTCTTTACGTCTATTTTTGAATCCACAAATTAGTGCTTCTGAGCATGAGAATATCTACTCTGCTGTCGATATTATGCTGGATAATGTTCCCGAAGGTGTCGATGTTGATGCTGAATTCCTACGCAAAAATGTGTTGTTGCCAACTCAATATCCGAACTTGAAGACGATTTCTGCTTTCCCTGAAGATGCGATGTTTAACGCTGAAGCTTGGCAGAACCTTTCTCAAGATCAATCACTAGATATTGTTCGTCTGTTAAAAGAGAAACTTATCGATAAGATTGCGGACGATTTTGATGTCATCATGATCGATACCGGTCCTCACGTTGACCCGCTGGTTTGGAATGCGATGTATGCCTCTAATGCACTGCTTATTCCATGTGCGGCAAAACGATTGGATTGGGCATCAACTGTGAATTTCTTCCAGCATCTACCTACGGTTTACGAGATGTTCCCTGATGACTGGAAAGGCTTAGAGTTCGTTCGCTTAATGCCTACCATGTTTGAAGATGATAATAAAAAGCAACTTTCAGTACTGACTGAAATGAACTATTTGTTGGGTGATCAAGTTACGATGGCAACGATTCCACGTAGTCGAGCATTTGAAACTTGCGCGGATACTTACAGCACCGTTTTTGATTTGACGACAAGTGATTTTGAAGGTGGTAAGAAAACCTTAGCGACCGCTCAAGACGCAGTCCAAAAGAGTGCATTAGAAATTGAACGCTTATTGCATAGTAACTGGTCGTCATTGAATCAAGGGTAA
- a CDS encoding ParB/RepB/Spo0J family partition protein, whose protein sequence is MAIKTSDLNAKLFGKANKRRVVTPQEAQTAAKDKTQIIELAVAGEELVSFELIRIPANSITEKTVVFAENAREQSFLNEHALSDVLTTLRERGQQYPAVGRRTEDGRIEVLDGSRRRMSCILAEKEFLIYVADDINAERAKFLSDVANAHKPLSLYEKGKEMQAKLDSGEVEDQKALAAMFQCSEALVSGALKAASLPLELLQAYPNVGDLGRPTIVKLHKQFGELSTQEQSTLLDKCLSEDGFVWQRSQAQGVARLTKDVTETIEAWIYQLSPPKKNATTAKVEFVKGRASYSRKGANLALNLKKVDDATMQEILDFVQTKLN, encoded by the coding sequence ATGGCTATTAAAACTTCTGACTTGAATGCTAAATTATTTGGTAAAGCAAATAAGCGCCGAGTTGTCACTCCTCAAGAAGCACAAACCGCAGCAAAAGATAAGACTCAGATTATTGAGTTGGCGGTGGCCGGAGAGGAACTTGTTTCATTCGAATTGATCCGAATCCCAGCGAATAGCATCACAGAAAAAACGGTTGTTTTTGCGGAAAATGCCCGTGAACAATCATTTTTAAATGAACATGCTTTGTCTGATGTTTTAACGACATTGCGTGAACGTGGACAGCAATATCCTGCTGTTGGTCGTAGAACTGAAGATGGAAGAATCGAAGTACTAGACGGTAGTCGTCGTCGCATGTCATGTATTCTTGCGGAAAAAGAGTTTTTAATCTACGTCGCTGATGATATCAATGCCGAACGCGCTAAGTTTTTGTCTGATGTTGCAAATGCTCATAAGCCACTTTCTCTGTATGAGAAGGGTAAAGAGATGCAAGCTAAGCTCGATAGTGGTGAAGTGGAAGATCAAAAAGCATTAGCAGCAATGTTTCAATGTAGTGAAGCATTAGTGAGTGGGGCACTGAAAGCAGCGTCATTGCCACTCGAACTGTTGCAAGCATACCCAAATGTGGGTGACTTGGGGCGTCCTACAATCGTTAAGTTACACAAGCAATTTGGCGAGTTAAGCACACAAGAACAGTCAACTCTACTTGATAAGTGTTTATCTGAAGACGGTTTTGTTTGGCAACGTAGCCAAGCTCAAGGTGTCGCTCGCTTAACAAAAGATGTGACTGAAACGATTGAAGCATGGATCTATCAGTTATCGCCACCTAAGAAAAATGCGACGACAGCAAAAGTTGAGTTTGTAAAAGGCAGAGCGAGCTATAGCCGCAAAGGTGCTAATTTAGCGTTGAATTTGAAAAAAGTTGACGATGCGACCATGCAGGAAATTCTAGATTTTGTTCAAACAAAATTAAACTAG